In the genome of Candidatus Binatia bacterium, one region contains:
- a CDS encoding UbiD family decarboxylase: MPTYFSDLRAFLAELEKRGKLRRWSQPVNKDTELMPLMRLQYRGLADESRQAFLFENVTDSKDHRYDMKVVSGMYGSSRSIIGLGMGCEDPQEIYEKWNHAVTHPIAPVVVERGPIQEEVHTGEEIEKIGLTMLPAPVEEPGFSGAIRVTAPFITKDAETGMRNVGMYSGHFYGPDRFLAGIARIHDAMLYHFPVARRRREALPVAVCLGTLPDIAYVAAANIPYGIDELSVAGAIRNRPVELVRCKTIPLEVPAEAEIVIEGELSTETTAREKAFSDYPGYLMAEHASKQVVKVKAITCRRGAIFPAILVGLPPSESNGISRTCREMMLDSYLKYSCGIPEVLEVSCPEMGGGWNWWVIRMRKTHPSKPQQALHAAASMGTTNKVIIAVDEDIDPKDPDMVMWAMSFAMQPHRDVQITTGRVPLLDPSAHSLMTKPEDRGFPPPAGCSGMLIDATRKGPYPPVGLPKRRFMERALEIWKQEGLPELKLKTPWYGYPLGMWTAEDDAQAEAVARGEYLGDEKPTK; the protein is encoded by the coding sequence ATGCCGACCTACTTTTCTGATCTGCGCGCTTTCCTCGCGGAACTTGAAAAGCGCGGTAAGCTCCGCCGCTGGTCGCAGCCGGTCAACAAAGATACCGAGCTGATGCCGCTTATGCGCCTTCAGTACCGTGGCCTTGCCGACGAATCCCGCCAGGCATTTCTCTTCGAGAATGTCACGGACTCCAAGGACCATCGCTACGATATGAAGGTCGTGAGCGGCATGTACGGCTCATCGCGCAGCATCATCGGGCTGGGCATGGGTTGCGAAGATCCTCAAGAGATCTATGAGAAGTGGAACCACGCGGTGACGCACCCGATCGCGCCCGTGGTGGTGGAGCGCGGCCCAATTCAGGAGGAAGTACACACCGGCGAAGAAATAGAAAAGATCGGCTTGACCATGCTGCCCGCGCCGGTAGAGGAGCCGGGCTTCAGCGGCGCCATCCGCGTGACCGCGCCGTTCATCACCAAAGACGCGGAGACCGGCATGCGCAACGTCGGTATGTACAGCGGCCATTTTTACGGTCCGGACCGCTTTCTGGCGGGAATCGCGCGCATCCACGACGCCATGCTTTATCATTTTCCGGTCGCGCGCCGGCGGAGGGAAGCTTTGCCGGTCGCCGTGTGCTTGGGCACTCTGCCCGACATCGCCTACGTCGCCGCGGCGAATATCCCCTATGGCATCGACGAGCTCTCGGTCGCCGGCGCAATCCGAAACCGCCCCGTCGAGCTGGTGCGCTGTAAGACGATTCCTTTGGAGGTGCCCGCGGAGGCAGAAATCGTAATCGAAGGCGAGCTCTCGACGGAAACGACCGCTCGGGAGAAGGCTTTCAGCGACTATCCCGGCTATTTGATGGCCGAGCACGCGAGCAAGCAGGTGGTCAAAGTCAAGGCGATCACTTGCAGACGCGGCGCGATTTTTCCGGCGATCTTGGTCGGACTGCCGCCCAGCGAGTCGAACGGCATCTCGCGCACCTGCCGCGAGATGATGCTGGATAGCTATCTCAAATACAGTTGCGGCATCCCCGAGGTGTTGGAGGTGAGCTGTCCCGAGATGGGCGGCGGCTGGAACTGGTGGGTGATTCGCATGCGCAAGACTCACCCGAGCAAGCCCCAGCAGGCGCTCCACGCCGCGGCCAGCATGGGCACGACCAATAAGGTCATCATCGCCGTCGATGAGGACATCGACCCCAAAGATCCCGACATGGTCATGTGGGCGATGAGCTTCGCGATGCAGCCTCATCGGGACGTCCAGATCACTACCGGCCGGGTGCCGCTGCTCGATCCTTCGGCTCATTCTTTGATGACAAAACCGGAGGACCGCGGCTTCCCGCCCCCCGCAGGGTGCTCCGGAATGCTGATCGATGCGACCCGTAAAGGGCCCTACCCTCCCGTCGGTCTGCCCAAGCGGCGCTTTATGGAACGAGCGTTGGAGATCTGGAAACAGGAAGGGTTGCCGGAGCTCAAACTAAAAACTCCCTGGTACGGTTACCCGCTCGGCATGTGGACCGCTGAAGACGATGCGCAGGCCGAAGCGGTGGCTCGCGGAGAATACCTCGGCGACGAAAAACCAACGAAGTGA
- a CDS encoding extracellular solute-binding protein, translated as MRTCRGILMAASLLLVFQGSASAQGANPKAEWEKTLDLAKKEGKVVVSIPASAELRKLTEEAFKKRYSAIDLELVPSRGTAIVSRIASEHKAGVRHFDIHIGGSNSAVSGLLDVGILEPIEPYFILPEVKDPKNWWGGHMWVDRAQRYIYSFQAYLTESMWRNEELVKTEEIRSYDDMLNPKWRGKIGTLDPRTPGAGDSNWAYIWQVKGEDYLKKLAAQNLVIGRDQRVLGESLAKGKLAIVLGLTYYSLLPFVQAGLPVKPVPPLKEGTYGTGGSGNLTIIKNPPHPYAAKVFVNWLLGKEGQELTTKALGQATRRIDVDTKWLKEHGVIAAKDQLTVKDYLQAENQSEDKLEKVREPAVKFATKLLD; from the coding sequence ATGAGAACATGCCGCGGAATATTGATGGCCGCATCGCTGCTACTCGTGTTTCAGGGATCGGCCTCCGCGCAAGGCGCGAACCCGAAAGCCGAGTGGGAAAAGACGCTCGACCTGGCGAAGAAAGAAGGCAAAGTCGTCGTCTCGATTCCGGCGAGCGCGGAGCTGAGAAAGCTCACCGAAGAGGCGTTCAAAAAGCGCTACTCGGCCATCGATCTCGAGCTCGTCCCCAGCCGCGGCACCGCGATCGTTTCCAGAATTGCCAGCGAGCACAAAGCCGGGGTGCGCCATTTCGATATCCACATCGGCGGCTCCAACTCTGCCGTGAGCGGGCTGTTGGACGTCGGGATTTTGGAGCCGATCGAGCCCTATTTCATTTTGCCGGAGGTTAAAGATCCGAAGAACTGGTGGGGCGGCCACATGTGGGTGGACCGGGCGCAGCGCTATATTTACTCGTTTCAGGCCTACCTGACCGAAAGCATGTGGCGCAACGAGGAGCTGGTGAAGACGGAAGAAATCCGCTCGTACGACGACATGCTCAATCCGAAGTGGCGCGGCAAGATCGGCACGCTCGACCCGCGCACGCCGGGCGCCGGCGACTCCAACTGGGCTTACATCTGGCAGGTAAAAGGCGAAGACTATCTCAAGAAATTGGCGGCTCAGAACCTTGTCATCGGACGCGACCAGCGAGTGCTGGGAGAAAGTCTCGCCAAAGGAAAACTCGCTATCGTGCTCGGCCTTACCTACTATTCGCTGTTGCCCTTCGTCCAAGCCGGACTGCCGGTCAAACCCGTTCCCCCTCTGAAAGAAGGAACCTACGGCACCGGCGGCAGCGGCAATTTAACCATCATCAAAAATCCGCCGCACCCGTACGCGGCCAAAGTATTCGTCAACTGGCTGCTCGGCAAAGAAGGTCAGGAGCTGACGACCAAGGCCCTGGGTCAGGCGACGCGGCGGATCGATGTCGACACCAAGTGGCTCAAAGAGCACGGCGTCATAGCGGCGAAGGACCAACTCACGGTCAAGGATTATCTACAGGCGGAAAACCAGTCCGAGGACAAGCTGGAGAAAGTCCGCGAGCCGGCCGTGAAGTTCGCCACCAAGCTACTGGACTAA